AACAATCCCGAGGTTTTTGCTAAAATTGTAGAAAAAGTAAAAGTTAAATAATATAACTTAAATAAAAATACCCCCAAGCTTGGGGGTATTTTTATTTGTAGCTAAGCCTAACCACTTCTTTAGCTAATACTTCTAAGGGGTCAACGATTGGAATCTTAACAAATTTTCTTACCTTTTCGGCGTACAAAGAAAATTCCGTACAAGCAAAAATAACAGCTTCGGAATTTTCATCAAATTTTTTTATTACGCTAACAATATTTTCTAAAATATTTTTCTCGCATCCAGCTTTTATGCTGTAAATAATCTTAGAGACTTTCTGCTGCGTTCTTTTATCCGGACAGATCCAGTTGATTTTATTAGAATCATTTTTTGATTGATAAATCTTTTCTCTTACAGTAGCCTCGGTGGCTAAAATAAGCACACTGCCAAAATTACTGGCGACATTATTTACCGTAAGATCGATCATATCTAATATCGGTAGTGAAGTATTTTTTTGTATTTCTTTAAGTTTGGCATGGGCAGTATTACAAGTGATAGCCACTAAACTTGCACCGGATTTAGCAAGAACATTAAGCGATTTACAAACCTCTTTTACATAATTTTTACCACCATCTTGAGTCAAAGATATTGTTCTATCTGGAATTTTAGGGTTGGTAAAACAGATCACTTGAATATGGTCTTGATCTTTTTTGGCTGGCGTTGAGTCTATTATAAGTTTTTGAAACCAGATACCCGCCATTGGCCCCATACCACCTAGAACACCCAAACGAAATAACTTTTTCTTTTTATCCATTTTTATTTTTTATTATTTCAATAACTTGGTCTTTAGGGATAGATTTTAAAGTATTACCTCCTCGACCAGTAGTGGTTTTGGCAGCAAATAAAGCATCGTAAACACTCTCTTCCACCGCCTCAACGGCTCCCAAGAAAAACTGCGTTAAATCTGCATCGAGCAAACATTTAGACAAATCTCCTTCGCCCTCTATACCATTTCTGTTAGTACTAAAAGCTATAATATAATCTCCGCTACCATGCGCCATCACAGAACCTGTTTTAGCCAAACCCAATACCGCTCTTTTAGCTATTCTTTTTAGCTGGCGAGCTGAAAATGGAGCGTCCGTTGCTAAAACAACCACACAAGATCCATCGCCTGTTTTAATAAAATTATCAAAATCGGTTTCGCCTAGAATTTTTCCTATGGGTAATCCTAAAATATTTAATGCTCCACCAAAATTTGTTTGAACCAAAGCACCCAATGTATATTTTTTATTTCCAATTTTTATTAAACGCGAAGACGAGCCAATACCACCCTTCCAAGAAAATACTCGCGTGCCAACACCTGCTCCCACACAACCCGCCCCTGTATTAGTCGATAAATTTTTAAAAGCCTTAAACACATCGTCTGCACCGATTGAATTTTTATGAATGTTATTTAACCAACCATCGTTAGTTTCGCCAACTACAGTATTTATAGTTTCTATTGGTTTAATATCTGGTGAATTTTTTATAACCCAATCTACTACACCGCGCATTACCGGCCCCACCGCCAAAGTATTGGTTAGGGCAATTGGTGTTTCCAAAGTACCTAATTCTTCTACTTGAGTTATGCCAGTCAACTTTCCAAAACCGTTACCCACATAAATTGCCGCCGGAATTTTTTTTCTAAATAAATTTTTTATTCCAGGATCAATTATAGTTATTCCAGTTCTAATATCGCGACCAGATATTTTATTAAAGTGACCAACTCTTACACCTAAAACATCGGCTATAGAATTTTTTTTGCCGCATGGCAAAAAACCGACTTTAAAGCCATAATCTTTGAATCTTTTTATTAATATATTTTCTTTGTTTTTCATTTATTAAAATTGGCGCGTGCTTGAAGTTTTATTCCACCTCAAGCCCGCGCACTTTTTATCCAAACACTACCGGAGCAACCGCCATATCTACCATGCCGTGAACCCTAAAAGTATTTGAGGGTACAGCACAAGCAGAAACAGAGACGAGCTCCCCACCAACCATCCACGGACGCAACAAAATGCGACAACTAAAGGCTTCGCCACAATTTCGGCGAGTATTCATAACCGGTATACGCACAACGCCGCTCTCCAAACGACGCTGAACTATAAATGGCTGGTTTAAACCCAAGCGCTCTTTGATCCAGTCTGACCAAGTATCGCTAGTTAAACCATGACCAATCAAAACACCATAGGATCTGGCCGATAGAGTATTCGCTCCACAGACCTTAAGCACCAATCGGTTTCTCTCCTCTTCCTCTAAATGTATAAGCTGGAGAATACCTACAATGTGTAATCCAGCCACAGAACACGGAAAAGATTTATGAACACTGTGAGGACGAACCAAGTGAGAATCTGGCAGAATCGTATCTAGAACAGAAAAAGATTCTAGAGAAAGTTCACGACGGAAAAAATCTGCTCGGCTCCTAAAAATAGAAAACCAAGCTTTGTTTCCGAAATGAGCAAACTCTGGCACCATACGCACAAAACCGTCTCTGGCCGCACAAACCAAATCACCTAACTTGTTACCTTCGGTTTCAAAGATTGGGAATTGTCGCCAAATAGTACCGATCTTTTTCTCACCCAAATAAACTCCATGAGAATTAATAGTGAGACAATCTAGGTGTTCGGTAGAAAGAAAAAAAGCTGGGTAACCGCGTCTCCGTAAGTCTTCTACCAACCACTTAATTTCGGGCATGTAGCATAGACTCCACTTATGCGACACAAGAAAAAGTATTGGCCCAGATTCTACTAACCAATCAAAACATCTTCTCCACCTATCCTGATTAACTCCGTAGGCTTGATCCAAATGAACCAGCTCCGCAAAACCACCTGGCATCTCGTCATTTTCTGAAGCGAATACACCATCGCCTGTAAAATGTAAATCGGGACGACGCACCGAAAATGTTTTTTTGGTAGGAAAAAGATAAATATCCTTAAGCGCTCCATTAAGATCAACACCGGAAAAAAGCATTTCAGGAACACTGCTATCAAGAGAGGTTAATTTACAACTCGATTCTTCAAACTCATCAAATGCCATCATTATCTGTTTTAAGCTAGTTTCATCACAAACCAGAGGTTCGGGAGGAATTCTTATCCAGCTTATTTTAGAATCCTTGGGTAATTCTAAAACCTTTTCTTGATCAGCTATGGCTTGGGCGAAATCCGGACCACTGTTTAGCCTACCAATTACTTTAGATACATCGCCTAAATTTACACTCATCGGAGGTTTTTCATTGAGACGAGGCTTGCCCCATGGATAATAACCAATACCAATACGATCTTGGAAATTGCGAACAAAATCGGCACGCAATTGGCGAGCGCAGCCCTCAATTCTTCTACAACTTCTACCAACTCTAACGCACCATTGCGCACCATATGCCCAACTAGGAATATTTGAAGATTCACCGGGACGAAGTTGTGTCGTTGGGCTAAACTGCTTAATCATACCGCTGTCAAAAAGAACCACCGCTGAATCTGGCGAAATTCCGCTTTCAAACATAGCCTTAACTTCATTGGCGTCTGTGAAAACAATGCACTCCTGTTCACTGCCAAGCATCGATTTAAGTTCACCAATAACCTGCTCGCTTACCGAATTACCCTTTAAGGTAAAAAACAATCTCGGCGTATTAAAGAGCGCCTGAAAAGTATTGTTAATGCGTAACATATTATCCTCCTTAGGATAAAAGTAGTGTTAGGATTTTAAGGAACTTCCAGTGGCCTAAATTTTAGGACACTGGTTTGAACATCCAGTTTAGATGCTCAAACCAATTTCCAAAACTTAAAAAACCTCCGGAAGGAGGTTTTGATGATTATCTTTATAAAATATATCGGATTAGACCATGTAGACTGCTATATTTTTATCAAAACCTCCTTGGTTTCTAACTTTAAGTAAGCGCAAAGTAAACCAGTTAATTGTTCTGGTCTTTGGCATATATGTATAATGCGTGGCTTTGATAAAACTCATAGTATATGAGTATACTATATTAACTATATTCTTAAGTCAACTAGGCTGAGCTTGGTCAAATAGTATGCAGTAAGTCAACTTTACCGTTTTTTACGCCAACTCCTTCTACTTGAAGGAGTTTTGCTTTTTGGGCTGGGCCGCCGCGGTTATAACCGCCCAAAGAACCATCAGATCTAACCACGCGATGGCAGGGAATTTTAGGATCAAAATTTTTAGATAGCACCACCGCAACCCCTCGACTAGCTCGAGGCGAACCAATAGAAATCGCAACCGATTTGTAAGTGGCTATTTTCCCTTTTGGAATTTTTTGTGTAAATTTATAAACTTTATCCTTAAAATTCATTTATATTTTTTAAGAAAAATTCTTTATCCTTATAGTGAGTCAATAAATTAGCGACTTCATTTTTAGATACCCATCTCGCCTCTGGGTTATCTGGATCTACAGGTTTTAAATCCTTTTCTATAGTTTTAAACAAAAACATGTAAATTGTTTTAAGTTCAGAAATATCATCTTCTCCATCGGCGTTAATTCTATGGCGCTTATAACTACCTAGATCTCTGATCAATTCCAAACTAGATACTCCGGACTCTTCATTAATCTCCCTTTTTGCCGCAGTCAAACCATCTTCCCCTGTTTCAATGTGGCCTTTTGGCAAAGACCAAGATTGATTTAGGTCGGGCCTTTTTTGACTTACAACCAAAACCTCACCTTTTTCGTTTATCACAATACCGCCAGCGCTTTCTGTGTGTTTCATTTTTTTAAAAATCCCAACATCTTCTCTAATGGCCAAGCATTCACGATGTCCGACTTCGTGGTCCAAGCACGCCTGGCTTGCGCAATGCCAAGTTCTAAATATTTAAAGTGATCCGTATGATGCGCATCAGAATCTATAGACAATTTTACCCCTTCTGCTAAAGCCATTCTTATATGCTCATCTTTTAAATCCAGCCTATCGGCAAAAGCGTCTATTTCTAAAACTGTGCCCGTTCTTTTAGCGGCCTTGACGATCTCCACCATATCAACTTCGTAAGCTGGGCGTTTATTAATAATTCGGCCTGTTGGATGAAAAAGAATATCTACATTTGGGTTTTCCATCGCCTTAATTATTCTTTTGGTTTGCTCGGCTTTTGGTAGGTTAAATAACGAATGCACCGCCACACCAACAATATCTAACTTGGCTAAAGTTTTGTCGTCTATATCCAGCGAACCGTCTTTTAATATATTAACCTCTGCTCCCTTTAGAACTCGTAGCTTACGACTTTTAGCTTTTAGCTTATAGTTAATTTCGTCAATCGCAGACATTTGCTTTTCTAATTTTTTCTCGTCTGATCCGCCTGTCATAGCAAGGGATTTTGTATGATCGGTTATTAAAATATATTCTAAACCCATCTTCATAGCCGCTTCTGCCATTTCTTCTATTGTGTTTTCGCCATCGGTCCAAGTAGTTTGAATCTGCAAGTCTCCCTTCAAGTCATTGTACCCAATGAGTTTTGGTAATATATGATTTTGAGCGGCTTCAATCTCGCCTGATAATGTTCGGAGTTCAGGTTCAATATAATCCAAGCCAAGTTTATTATATATTTCCTCCTCGGTTTTACCAGCAATCATAACCTCTTTCCGCGTAAATCCGCGTTTTGATCCGCGCCTTTCCGCGACCTTAAAGAGGCCGTATTCGTTTAATTTATATCCTTTATCTATAGCAATCTTTCGCAATTCAACATTATGGTTTTTGTCTCCGGTAAAATACTGGGCGGCCGCCCCAAAACTTTCGGGGACCACCACGCGTAAATCCATTTCTAAACCATTTCTTAATTTAACCACACTTTTAGTTTCGCCTTTCGCCACCACTCGCCCAACTTCGGGCATTTTAATAAAAAGATCCATAACTTCTTTTGGTTTTTTAGAAGTTATTAAAATATCTATATCGCCCACAGTTTCCTGCATTCGGCGGGCCGAACCGCATAATAAAACTTTTTCTGTATATTGGCTTTTTTCTAAGCGTGAAATTATTTCCCTAATTTCCGGCAAAACAAAACCCAAAACATAGCGGTAGATATGTTTTTTAACAAATTCTAAACCTTTTAAAATTTTCTCTTCGGACTTTTCGCCAAACCCCTCTAGACTTTTTATTAAACCCGCCTTCGCCGCCTTCTCTAAATCGCCTAATGTCCTAATTCCTAGCTTCTTATATAGCTTATAAACTCCTTTCGGCCCAACACCCTCCACACTGGTTAAACCTTCTATATCTACCGGAATTTTCTTTTTTAAAGCTAAGTGTTCCTTTATTTTTTTTGTTTTTATATATTCCTCTATCATTTCCGACATGCTTTTGCCTACACCCTGAATTTCTTCTAAAGCTTTGGTTCCGCCTCTTTTGTATATATCTTTTAAGTCTTCGCCTAGGTTTTCTATATTCGTGGCCGCGCGTTCAAAAGCCTGTGGCTTAAAAGCCACCTCTTGCATAGCAAACAATATAGAGATTTCTTTAAATATCTTGGCGATTTCTTGGTTTATCATCTTTTATATCTTAGCAAGCCCACCTAAATTTTGCTAAGCAAAACTTTGGCGGGCAAGTCGCGTAACAAATATAAAACGGCTCAACATCATTGAGCCGTTTGGCAGTTCCAAAAGGACCGCCCTTTTTGAAGTTTAAAGATGAACGAACCTACGCCATCGCGATAGTGGCCGCGTAACTTCTTCTGGTTTTGGATCATCTGGCAAAAGCATTTCCCAGCTACCTTCGTCATGTGGCATTGTTGGAACAACTTCAGAGCCAAGTTCAGGGCAGTATTCTTCCATATCTTTGGCGATTTGTTCGTCGGGAGTCTCGGAAAAATATTCGTCTAAAATCTGGAAAGATTTTTCTTTTGAAGCGGCCATGGAAACCTCCTTTTTTAAAAGAACTATGGCGTAAAGCCATGTGATGGCCACGCCATTTTACATGGCTAGAGCATTTTTAAGCTCTTTTATATCCAATTCCAATTTCTCTATTCGGCGTTTGTGATCAATCAAGATAATATTTTCTACCTTATCAAAACGTCTGTTCATTTCCAAACGCAAATCACCGAGATCTTTCTTAGTAGCGGTTTCTTCAAATCCTTTAGCCACCATTCTAGCTAGATCTTCAATTGTAGTTTTCTTCTTTGGCATATCTTAAAAATATACCTTATCAGATTGTCCGTCAAATAAAAAGCCCGATGGATTTTCCATCAGGCCTGTGGTTTCGGAAGGATTGACCTTTTTGGATTGTTACAAGATTATGTTTTTGCCTTTGGCCCTCCAGAAAACAACTTACCTAAAAACTTTAAAACGAAGATCAAAACGTCAATAAACAAAAGAACTGGCCATATTACCAAACACACCAAAAAAAATATACCTCGCGGAACAAAGTATCCTTTCCTGTATTCGGACGGTGTCTTCTCTTTTACATAAAACCAGCTATACACTGAACCAACCACCAAATACAGTAAAACTTCAGACATGACCCACCTCCTTTTTGGTTTGCGGAAGGACTGCCCTTCCTGGATTTATTTCCTAAGGTATCCCAATTTTACGATCGGGCGGATCCAGTTTAGAGCATAACCACGAATCAAACCCCAGCCCAAACAAAGAACAAGACCGACCAGTACGGCAACCAGCTCGCCGATGCTTTTTAAAATTCTCATAACTACACCACCTTTCTTAGGCAGGCCAACATTTTTGTTATAGCTTCTTCGCCTTCCCAAAAACTCCCCGAGGGAGAAACTAACCTAGTCACTTTACAATCCAGAGAAATTTCGTGGTCAACTACATTAATTTTATTTCGCAATTCTTTGTGTAATTCAACAGGAATATCCCTATTACTTGTGACGATTTTCCATTTTCCGTGAAAAAGTTTGAATTTACGTGCAATTCCTTTCCTTTTAGGTAACTTCATAAACACCATCCTTTTTTAAAAGAACATTAAACCTTCATATACGCCAAAATCTACCAAATATACAAAAATAAGTCTACTGAACTATACGGCGGTGGCGTTCGGGTATGATTCTATCTTGGTAGCGTTTTTTAGGGCTAAGATGGCTAAGCAAACCAAGCAAAAGCAATGAAGCCAAAAGAGATATGGCGCTAGCCGAAAGGAAAAGCGTAACAAAGCCATATTTATCGGCCACATAACCACCTACTGCTGTAGCCACCGAGGCGGCCAGCCCAACTGAAAACACGCTATCCAAACTCCATTCAAAACTTATGCGCCATTTATCTACATGGCGCGTAAAAATGGAATACCAAGCCGGTACCGCCCACGCCATTATAAAACCATAAAAACCTTGCACAATATATAAGTGCATCGGCGTTGTAACAAAAATATAAGCTATGGGAATAAGTGAGCTCAAAAAATAACCCAAAAATAACGCCCAAAAATCATCGCGTTCGCCATCGGTTTTATCTAAAAAACGCGCGATGGGCAGTTGGAAAATAGATTTTACTATCCAAAAAATTGAAGCGGCAAAACCAGCCACCTTAGCCGAACCGCCTTCAATTTGATTTGTTAAAAAAATTGCGAACACCGGACCAAAAGAAGCAAAAGCCGAATTATAAAAAAAGTCGGCTGCCACTATTACTTTTATAATGCGATTTACGCCAGTGAACATTCTTATAGTATAACAAAAAATCCCGCTAAATAGTCGGGATAAGTTTACGCCTTAGTTTTTTATTTTACTTTTTAGGGTAATAAAAACACAGGAGGAGTTTCTACCTTGCTTCTTGGTAAAACAATTACCCCAAAGCCCGTGGCATTATCATCGCCTATTAAACCAACGTCGCGGCTCAATTCTTCTAAATTAGTCATTGTGTTCGTAGCCGAACCATTCCATATTTTAGCCGCAAGACCAGAAACAAAAGCCGCAGACATAGAAGTACCAGAAAGAAACCTATAACCACCATCAACCCAAGTTGATTCTATATTTACACCAGGGGCAATAAAAGAAACTTCTCTCTCCTCTTTTATATAGTCCCCATCGTTTACGCCCCGGCTAGACCAAGTAGCTGTTATCTTATCTTCAGTTAAAGCACCCACGGCCACAGAATTTTTATAAGCGGCTGGCCAATCTATAGAAGCTTTATCCGGACCATCGTTACCAGCGCCCGTAATAATTAAAATATTTTTATTCCAAGCCGAATTTATAGAATTTTTTAAAACAGAACTTTCACTATTTCCACCCAAACCCATAAAGGCAATATCGGCCTTACCTATGTTGGCTGCGTAATCTAGGGCTGAAGCCACATCGTCCGCCCAACAGGTGCCGTCGTTGCGGCAAACTTTGTAGACCAATAAATTAGCCTCGCTCGCCACGCCCCAAATACCTTTAGCATCAAAACCGCCATCGCCCGCGATTATTCCAGCCACATGCGTACCGTGACCATTTTTATCTTCACAGGCAGAACGAGGGACTGATCCGCGCGTAAAATCTTTACAGTCTTTTATGTCGCTAACTAAATCTGGATGAGAAACATTAACACCTGTATCCAAAACAGCAACATTAACTCCTTTACCGCCAGAAGTAGAAGTTACAAAATCGTCGTTGTATACAGTAGCCACCCCCCAAGAAATTCCAGCTGTAGGCAAAATATCTCTATCTTTTATTTTTTGAGCGTCTTTTTGCAAAGAAGCTACAGTCTCAGAAACAACACCGTCCACATTGGCCGAAACAGTATCAACCACCTCTATACTATTTATTTTATACAAAGGCACAGGCACAACATTAATTTTAAATATTTTTTCTAGTGTCCAAACTTCGCCCGAAGTTAGGTCGGCCGTAAAACCAGAATCAAATTCGTGCTGAACGCCAAAAAGAGACTTTATAAAGTAGCTTTTAGTTGAAATTAAATATCGGCCGTTTTCTAAATTGGAGTTTTTAGAAACAGCCAAGGCTATATTTGAGGAAACCAGAAAAACAGCTAAAAAAGCTGTTAAAACAAGAAAAAACCTAAGTTGTGGTTTTTTATACATTAAAAGCAGATTGTTCGTCAATTGTACCCTTTTGGGGTGACAGAAGTCAAGCCTACAGCCCTATGCAAAAACAGGCATAAAATGGGCTTATTTTCGGTGTAAAAACCATATTTTCCACAGAGCTTACTACTAAAGTAGAGACTCGCACTTTTTGAGTATCTTGGGGATTCTTTTAAAAGCTGCCTTTAAAGCCTCCATATTTTGCGTAGATCTAAGAGCGGCCGCCGGATGAAAAACTGGGGCTATAAACCTACTGTCCAACTTAAAAACCTTGCCTTGATCTCGGCTAATTTTTGCTGTAGGTAAAAAATAGTTCATAGAAAAACGCCCTAGAGTTAC
Above is a genomic segment from bacterium containing:
- a CDS encoding amino acid racemase — encoded protein: MDKKKKLFRLGVLGGMGPMAGIWFQKLIIDSTPAKKDQDHIQVICFTNPKIPDRTISLTQDGGKNYVKEVCKSLNVLAKSGASLVAITCNTAHAKLKEIQKNTSLPILDMIDLTVNNVASNFGSVLILATEATVREKIYQSKNDSNKINWICPDKRTQQKVSKIIYSIKAGCEKNILENIVSVIKKFDENSEAVIFACTEFSLYAEKVRKFVKIPIVDPLEVLAKEVVRLSYK
- a CDS encoding P1 family peptidase, producing MKNKENILIKRFKDYGFKVGFLPCGKKNSIADVLGVRVGHFNKISGRDIRTGITIIDPGIKNLFRKKIPAAIYVGNGFGKLTGITQVEELGTLETPIALTNTLAVGPVMRGVVDWVIKNSPDIKPIETINTVVGETNDGWLNNIHKNSIGADDVFKAFKNLSTNTGAGCVGAGVGTRVFSWKGGIGSSSRLIKIGNKKYTLGALVQTNFGGALNILGLPIGKILGETDFDNFIKTGDGSCVVVLATDAPFSARQLKRIAKRAVLGLAKTGSVMAHGSGDYIIAFSTNRNGIEGEGDLSKCLLDADLTQFFLGAVEAVEESVYDALFAAKTTTGRGGNTLKSIPKDQVIEIIKNKNG
- a CDS encoding MGMT family protein; this translates as MNFKDKVYKFTQKIPKGKIATYKSVAISIGSPRASRGVAVVLSKNFDPKIPCHRVVRSDGSLGGYNRGGPAQKAKLLQVEGVGVKNGKVDLLHTI
- a CDS encoding NUDIX domain-containing protein: MKHTESAGGIVINEKGEVLVVSQKRPDLNQSWSLPKGHIETGEDGLTAAKREINEESGVSSLELIRDLGSYKRHRINADGEDDISELKTIYMFLFKTIEKDLKPVDPDNPEARWVSKNEVANLLTHYKDKEFFLKNINEF
- the polX gene encoding DNA polymerase/3'-5' exonuclease PolX, with amino-acid sequence MINQEIAKIFKEISILFAMQEVAFKPQAFERAATNIENLGEDLKDIYKRGGTKALEEIQGVGKSMSEMIEEYIKTKKIKEHLALKKKIPVDIEGLTSVEGVGPKGVYKLYKKLGIRTLGDLEKAAKAGLIKSLEGFGEKSEEKILKGLEFVKKHIYRYVLGFVLPEIREIISRLEKSQYTEKVLLCGSARRMQETVGDIDILITSKKPKEVMDLFIKMPEVGRVVAKGETKSVVKLRNGLEMDLRVVVPESFGAAAQYFTGDKNHNVELRKIAIDKGYKLNEYGLFKVAERRGSKRGFTRKEVMIAGKTEEEIYNKLGLDYIEPELRTLSGEIEAAQNHILPKLIGYNDLKGDLQIQTTWTDGENTIEEMAEAAMKMGLEYILITDHTKSLAMTGGSDEKKLEKQMSAIDEINYKLKAKSRKLRVLKGAEVNILKDGSLDIDDKTLAKLDIVGVAVHSLFNLPKAEQTKRIIKAMENPNVDILFHPTGRIINKRPAYEVDMVEIVKAAKRTGTVLEIDAFADRLDLKDEHIRMALAEGVKLSIDSDAHHTDHFKYLELGIAQARRAWTTKSDIVNAWPLEKMLGFLKK
- a CDS encoding MFS transporter, with translation MFTGVNRIIKVIVAADFFYNSAFASFGPVFAIFLTNQIEGGSAKVAGFAASIFWIVKSIFQLPIARFLDKTDGERDDFWALFLGYFLSSLIPIAYIFVTTPMHLYIVQGFYGFIMAWAVPAWYSIFTRHVDKWRISFEWSLDSVFSVGLAASVATAVGGYVADKYGFVTLFLSASAISLLASLLLLGLLSHLSPKKRYQDRIIPERHRRIVQ
- a CDS encoding S8 family serine peptidase; this translates as MYKKPQLRFFLVLTAFLAVFLVSSNIALAVSKNSNLENGRYLISTKSYFIKSLFGVQHEFDSGFTADLTSGEVWTLEKIFKINVVPVPLYKINSIEVVDTVSANVDGVVSETVASLQKDAQKIKDRDILPTAGISWGVATVYNDDFVTSTSGGKGVNVAVLDTGVNVSHPDLVSDIKDCKDFTRGSVPRSACEDKNGHGTHVAGIIAGDGGFDAKGIWGVASEANLLVYKVCRNDGTCWADDVASALDYAANIGKADIAFMGLGGNSESSVLKNSINSAWNKNILIITGAGNDGPDKASIDWPAAYKNSVAVGALTEDKITATWSSRGVNDGDYIKEEREVSFIAPGVNIESTWVDGGYRFLSGTSMSAAFVSGLAAKIWNGSATNTMTNLEELSRDVGLIGDDNATGFGVIVLPRSKVETPPVFLLP